DNA sequence from the Augochlora pura isolate Apur16 chromosome 11, APUR_v2.2.1, whole genome shotgun sequence genome:
TACAGTTTCCGCGCGTCTGTAGTTGCAGAAGCATCGGTTGGGAAAAGCGTGGGACAAAATGAGGTGTTGGCTGCGCGACGAGACCACCAGGTTGAACGAGGTGGTTAACAAGCACGCGAGACTGCAGGCGGTCGGAGCCCTCGCCGCTGATGCCGGCCCACCGGAGAGCATCCCGAAAGTTTCGAGCGTCTCGCACGACGAGCGCGGATCAGCGTCTTACGATTTGACCAGGGCGACCACCAGGGACACGGGCTCCGTCACCAGGGTCGAGGAGTTCGGCTTCGCCTCCGTTTCCATCGCCGTTTCCGAGGCGATCGAGGCACGGCCGTCCGAAATCGAGGCCGAGAacgagatcgagatcgagatcgaagCCGACGATCCGCGAAGAGAGCTCGGCGGCTTGGACGATCCGTCGGACCGATCGAACGACGACTCGCGAGTCGCGGGCTCGGCCTCCGCTCGCGAAGGGCACAGCCCTTGCCGCGGCACGGAAAACGAGGAGACGAGCGACGCGTGCGCCGAGATCAAGGATCGCGCTCGAACAGTCGGCCTGATTAAGAGGAGAATGCTGGGGTCGATCAGAGGGTTAATGGCCTCTACTCATCTGCTCGAGTCATCCGTTCGCGAGACCGAAGAGGTATATCATGGCCGTTCTATTTTCCTCCGAATCAAGAATCGGCATCTGCGATTCCAACGATCGCTCGAGAGAGAAGCCCCCCCAATGAAATTCATAGTTTCACCGagtgtcgtcgtcgtcgcgcgaccCGGTCATTCGAAATTTCCACGATCGCGCGCGCTTTCGATTCCCTCTCCCCGGCCCCGAGAGGgcttctcgcgcgcgcacagttTCTAATTCTTACAAGAATATCCAGCTGTATCCGTTCGGGCCTCGGATACTGCTAGCCGTAAATACTGCTTTGAACAAGGATCAAACCATGGAAAGTGTGGGAAAGTTGGGCGGAGAAAATAACCGACTTTGTTTCGCGTGCGCGCTCGTCCGCCGCTAGTGCTCTTACGCTCCTATACTCGTACTACGATCCTGCGTTCCTACGGACCTACGATCGCACGCGCAACGCTTCTCCTCGTCGCGTCTCGATCGAAAGATACCGCTTCCAGCGACTTTCGTTGCACTTTGATCGCGGCTGCCGATGCCGCATGGTGTTTTCCAATcggggaagaaaaaaaaaagcggagAAGAATAACGCGACGAGAGAGAGGTgcgcgtttctttcgcgaaaAGGCTGCGTCGTTTTCTTGCGAGCAATCGAAGCTAGAGTTTCGCCGATGCTCCGCGCATTTTCTCGCGTTAGTCTTCTGACAACGATCGCGACCTCTGCGCGATTTCACCGTGCCGCGTGAACCCAACCAAAGAAGTCGGAGAAGTCGGCCATCGTGTCGAGCCTCGCGAATCGAGTCGAACAACCATGTAAAAGCGAAAGGAAGAGTCGTGGCCGTTCCACCGCGACATCGCTTTCCGAACCCGCCCACCTTTCGTTGCATCCGAAACGTTCCCGAGCCAGCAGTAATCGAACGATTGTTTCGATCCGAGCGACGTTTTGTATTTTCCAAGGTTCGAGGAACGCGAGTATGTATGTACCTCGTCTCGGGAACTGTCTCGTCGTGGTCTCGAGTCTCGCAACGGTCTCCAAAGGCGCGCTCGAGACATCGACGCTCGTGAGCGGGGAAGAGAGTACTTTTGTGCGGACGCGTGCCACCTGTTGCACGATTCGCAGAATCATGCCCGCGTGTCGTGTTATCGCATCGTGCCGCAACTACGTGCAGCCACGCGCACCTACATACTCGCAACCGTGTGCGTGAATTCGTTTTTAGATCGAGCGTCCCACCCGGTAGTCGACGTCGGGATACAGAGTCCGTGTATCCAGTTTCCCTGCGTCCACGGCGAACGatcgtttcttttatcgttTGCGTAATCGCGAGTGCCGTAAACCagatcgatcgcgaaacgcATCGGTGAAGCGCGCGACGCTCTCTTCGAAGGGGGGACGGTTCGTTCAAAAAATTTCTTCCGGTTCCAAACAATCGTTCGGATTTGTCGTCGGAAACGCGTTCGAAATTTGACAGAAAACCAGACGTTGTAGATTCGGTCGAAACaccgcgacggcgacgacatAGCTACGCGCCGCGTGCCTGCCCCCGCGCTTATCCCCCTGACATTTTCGACGCGTTCCCTTCGATCCGGTTGTCGTCGTCCTGTCTTGCCACAAAAATCATTCGCGTCGCCGGTTCCCCCCGTTGCGCGAGGGAAATCCAAGATctcgaattgaaataaaaacgagCGACTTTTAGTAGACCGGTGTGTGCCAGGCGACCGGTTTAATTACATAGGATACCGGTTTCCCTTTTCACCTAGCGCTCGTATTTTTTTTCATCAACTCGTCGAATTCGAATTCGTATTGAATCGAGCTCGAACCAAATTCGAGCAAAGCGTGTTGCTACGAGTCGACGACTCAGGTCGTCGCTCGTGTGCGCTCTCGATGAGTCGCGACGGTGGAAACGCGCGGACGCGTAGCCACAATCGATCCAGCCTTTCTCCGGCTACGATCAAGCTCGAGGGCTTTCATGGAGTTGAATTCTCGTCGAAAGGCTTGGTCTCGGCCAAGATCGCCgcataaatttctaatttgatAAACTTGGTAAATTTCTGATTTGACGGGGACGCGACGCGCCCGGAACAAGTAGGCAGAGTTCAGCGGCGCAGGGAAAGAAATCCTCGTCGATTCGTTCGCGAGACTTTAGTAATATCCAAGGTCTCCGCGAGCCGCGATGCGTGGTTACCGCTATTTACCAGTAGGCTCCCCTTTCGTACCGCGATTATTCGACCGTGCAGAACGGGTCCCCGCGTCCGTCCCCCGAGTTTCACGTCGAAAGTGGACAAGCCACGGAAATCGAGAAACGGTGAACGCGACCATCGGTCTCCATCTATCGTTTTCCGATTCCAGGGAGGGCAAGGCGGCTTCGAGGACGTCCGGAGGTACGTCAAGCAGGGTGGTGACTTTTGCAAGGAGTTGGCAGCTATCCTACACGAAAGGTAATTTCTCGTCGCGTCGTCCATCACGCTTTCGTATTTTCCACGGTCGCGCGTCTACTTGCTAACTAACTGCCAATGTGTTACAGGGCCGAATTGGAAGCGAATTACGCCAAAGGACTCTCCAAGCTGAGCAACAAACTGACGAAAGCTTGCGCAAAGGATCAAGGTATTTTGACGGCGATCGAACCGATCCTTTTCCATCGGTCGACGCGTCCACGCGCGTACCCGGTATGCGTGTACAAGTATAGAGAATGTCCGTGGATGCGATCGATTCGCATTCGTCGTAATTAGATGGTCGCCAACAGTGTTTCGTAACGCAGGTGGCAACAGCAGCGGAGGCGTGAACGAGGCGTGGAGATGCATCGGTGAGGAAATGGAGGCTGCCGCGGAAGCCCACAGGGTTTGGAGTGTGACGCTCAGCGAGCAGCTCGCGAAACCGATCCGGGTAAGTTCGGTTCCCCGTCGGTGTCCTGGAACACGAGTCTCGCCTTTTGTCGCGATCGACGTCGGAGATCGATACGAGAGTCAAGTGGGGTACCGTCGCGCCACCGAGGAGAGGTGTCGATTAACAAGGCGTCGACGGTTGACCAAGCGTTAACGTATTCGCAGGTGGGAGTAGCGGAAGCTCAGGGCCGTTCGAGGAAATCGATCGAGAACGCGGTCGACAAAGCTGGGAAGTCTCTTCACGAATGGCGTAACATCGCCGCGAAGAGTAAAAAGCAGAGTTTCGCCTGCGCGCGGGAAAACGAGAGGCTCCAGGACTTGGCGAGGCTGCAGTCGATCAGTCAAAGCCAACAGAGCAACAACAAATCGGCGAGCCATCACCATCACCACCACATGACCGAGAAGGAGGCGAGCAAGCTCGAGGCGAGGAGGAGAAAGGCCGAGGATTCGTCCCGTAGGGCGGATACGGAGTTCTACACGGTGAGCGTGAGAGCCGAGAGAGCCAGGCTCGAGTACGAGAGCACGGTGAGGAAAGGAGCCAAGCAGATGGAACTTCTCGAGGAGGAGCGATCGAGCGCTCTCAAGGATCTCGCGAACGTTTACCTGGCGCACCTGCAGGCCCTCGCTCCTCGCTTGCAACAGGTGACTGACTACGCtactcgctctctctctctctctctctctctcctctctccgcTTCGTCTCTCTTCACCCTTTTCTCTACGCTCTCCCACTTTCCACTCGCCACTCACCACTTTCCATCAGCCACACTTTGTACCGATTCGTTTTCACGATCGACCTCTCCCGACCTTGGGAGATCCCGAACAGACCTCTGACGCCcgtcttctttttcgtttcacgtttcgtttcgcggatCGCAGAGCACGGACCGTTTGACAACGCCCGTACGCAACTGCAACGTGTCCCACGACATCGAGATTCTGAAAAACCTGATACGAAGAGTCGAGAGCAACGACACCTGCAACTCCGACCAACTTTTGCCCGATTTTTACGCCGAGCATGTCACTCTCGCGATGAACAGGGAGCGCCGGAAACAGTCGCTGGTCAGGGTTCTACATTTGATCAGGCAAGACTTGGAGCGAGAAAGGCGTGGGCGCGAAGGTTTAGAAACGCTTCACAGAGCATTCGTCTCGACGCCCGCGTTCGCCGCCGACGAGAGCACACAGAATGTCACGGATAAGTTACATCACGTACGTATTCCCTTCGTTCCCTCTGTTCCACCTGTTCCCTCTAAGGATTTTTCTCCcgctcgtctcgtctcgttcTCCTCCGCCTACTATTATCGTCTAGCGATAGTAATCCTGTCTTTGTCGCAGATGCGCTCTATGCTGCTGTACTTGGAGGCAGCGAGGTATAAAGTTGGAGGAACTCTGGCCGAAATGGAAGGCAGTAAACGGGCCAAGCATCCCTTGGCGGAACATATATTGGTTTCAAGAGACAAACAGGGATTGCAGCAGAGCGTCCTTAAGGTAAGCATATCGCGTCAATATCGGCTAGAACAGCATCAACATGTACGACGATTTTCAGGTTCCTTCTTGGGCAAAGAACGAATCGTTTGAGTTTCAAGACGACCGAGACGAAATGGATGTTCATCTAGCGAAGGATCACGAGACCGAGAGCCGCGATTGGGCCGATCGGACGGCAGGCGACGGCAATTCTGAGAATCCGCCCGACGAGGACGACTTCAGCGACTTCGACGAATTCAGCAGCCACTCCGAGGACAATAACAATCAAGACATCGACGGTGCCGGCGAGACAGAGACTACCGTAAAGCCCTTGGACATCAcggccaccgccaccgccactGACACCTCCACCACTACCGCCACAGCGGAACAGTGTAGAGCTATCTATCAGTACTCGGCGAATCTGAATGACGAGCTTAGCTTAAACCCTGGGGACTTGATAACGGTGCACCAGAAGCAACCGGACGGTTGGTGGATAGGCGAATGTAAAGGACGGACCGGTATATTTCCAGCCACTTACGTGCAAGTTATTCATTGATCGGACATCGGGGATTCGAATCAACTAATCTTTACCGGTACTTTCTTGTTTTCGTCGGCCGCGCGGCTAAAATCGGCGCTACGAAGAAGACGCTGTGAAGAAAGCAACAACTTTCTCCGCGTGTGCGATATTAATCGCGTCGATCCAAGTCGATCGAGAATCTACCAAAGCACGCTTGAATCTCGAGTGTGACGCCACGAGTGTTTCGTTCAACGTCAACCTCGACTGGTTAGGATAACATTTTTACTCGAATCTAAAACAACGTATACCGTATACGTAGACTTTGACTAACTTTTGTAAGCCGAACCACGAGTCGTCACGAGGTAACGAATTACACCTTGCGATTCCAATTGCGATTACGGCTACCGAAACGTAAACCGAATCAGTTAAATTCATTAAGAATTTTACTTTACTTGAACCGTGcgcgtttttctttattctcgTGTAGAAACACTTTTCCGatacattgtattatacttGCTTCCGCGGCCGTCTCCCATAACGTTGTCAAAGTGCCAATGAAAGCGTACGCGGTGAATAGACAATGCGTAGGTAAAACGCGGAACGTTGGGTCGCGTCAACTTATTTTTTCGAATACAACGAACAGTTATCGCACTAGCTGTTTTCACGATCTATGCCTTCTActattaaatacaatgtatagtattaatagGATATACTTGGTTCGAGTCACTATGCTACAATGTATGCGTATCGAATGTGCAATGATTACCGAAAGAAAGAGTAAAGTAAAGagcatttatttaagaatagTCAATACACGTCGATTCATtggaacaattaatttcagtcGTAAAGCTCGTCCACGTTGTCCTTCTCCATCTGAACGATGGCTTGGTCGACCGCGCGGGTGTCATTAACAACTGAAACAAGCGCATCACTGCTGTTCAACGACATTGATTATCGAAATGTTGGGCGAGCGAGCAACAACTTACGGCAAAACGGGATCGTGTTCGATGTAACAACGAAGAATGTTCCACGCTGGGGATAATTGATGGCGTTTATACCCATTTCGGTGCAAATGTCTCTAGTACAAAGTTCCGTCCCAACCGTTCTTAGATTTCGATATGATAAATCCCAATGATGCGCCCAAAATGTACAATTATGTTTAACGTCCGATATCAATGACTCCGTTAAATAAACGTACGAACGTCCATGACTGCAGATAGAATTACCGATCACTGG
Encoded proteins:
- the Nost gene encoding nostrin isoform X1 — translated: MEEVRHAWASLKSVRKLSSSTNANTGNGNNGSTIWYDTPAPVIIHCRDFATADENRVVGQSVDEGQGATLDRPDTPTESSVDREKVTDRRDEKRHKSTVELTAVASMETDVDGLPTISFSFLQADEKRRVLDSNAPRSASSCAANNDHDRTTSVLSSSRSYRLYDFPRNSCVRDDTESENETRTETTKIEDGTETETEIVKVVESRRDAATSDGDDIRGTIREEFVEGIEPSKEAETLVESVDRSADIAPEKANGQAIVKIASVGGKNDRTGRSARSFRAKRSVGSLEFGGKRYGTKEEEDEEEDYVIGIASVAGSYSNPEISKDTPTVRAPRRLRRSKLQKHRLGKAWDKMRCWLRDETTRLNEVVNKHARLQAVGALAADAGPPESIPKVSSVSHDERGSASYDLTRATTRDTGSVTRVEEFGFASVSIAVSEAIEARPSEIEAENEIEIEIEADDPRRELGGLDDPSDRSNDDSRVAGSASAREGHSPCRGTENEETSDACAEIKDRARTVGLIKRRMLGSIRGLMASTHLLESSVRETEEGGQGGFEDVRRYVKQGGDFCKELAAILHERAELEANYAKGLSKLSNKLTKACAKDQGGNSSGGVNEAWRCIGEEMEAAAEAHRVWSVTLSEQLAKPIRVGVAEAQGRSRKSIENAVDKAGKSLHEWRNIAAKSKKQSFACARENERLQDLARLQSISQSQQSNNKSASHHHHHHMTEKEASKLEARRRKAEDSSRRADTEFYTVSVRAERARLEYESTVRKGAKQMELLEEERSSALKDLANVYLAHLQALAPRLQQSTDRLTTPVRNCNVSHDIEILKNLIRRVESNDTCNSDQLLPDFYAEHVTLAMNRERRKQSLVRVLHLIRQDLERERRGREGLETLHRAFVSTPAFAADESTQNVTDKLHHMRSMLLYLEAARYKVGGTLAEMEGSKRAKHPLAEHILVSRDKQGLQQSVLKVPSWAKNESFEFQDDRDEMDVHLAKDHETESRDWADRTAGDGNSENPPDEDDFSDFDEFSSHSEDNNNQDIDGAGETETTVKPLDITATATATDTSTTTATAEQCRAIYQYSANLNDELSLNPGDLITVHQKQPDGWWIGECKGRTGIFPATYVQVIH
- the Nost gene encoding nostrin isoform X2 is translated as MSTSSLFYKDKYAGGQGGFEDVRRYVKQGGDFCKELAAILHERAELEANYAKGLSKLSNKLTKACAKDQGGNSSGGVNEAWRCIGEEMEAAAEAHRVWSVTLSEQLAKPIRVGVAEAQGRSRKSIENAVDKAGKSLHEWRNIAAKSKKQSFACARENERLQDLARLQSISQSQQSNNKSASHHHHHHMTEKEASKLEARRRKAEDSSRRADTEFYTVSVRAERARLEYESTVRKGAKQMELLEEERSSALKDLANVYLAHLQALAPRLQQSTDRLTTPVRNCNVSHDIEILKNLIRRVESNDTCNSDQLLPDFYAEHVTLAMNRERRKQSLVRVLHLIRQDLERERRGREGLETLHRAFVSTPAFAADESTQNVTDKLHHMRSMLLYLEAARYKVGGTLAEMEGSKRAKHPLAEHILVSRDKQGLQQSVLKVPSWAKNESFEFQDDRDEMDVHLAKDHETESRDWADRTAGDGNSENPPDEDDFSDFDEFSSHSEDNNNQDIDGAGETETTVKPLDITATATATDTSTTTATAEQCRAIYQYSANLNDELSLNPGDLITVHQKQPDGWWIGECKGRTGIFPATYVQVIH